The following DNA comes from Janthinobacterium sp. TB1-E2.
TCTCGTTCGACACGAACGAGGCGGCGCCGCAATCCTACCTGCGCCAGATGGAGCGCGAGTGGTCGCTGACGTAGGTCGGATTAGCGGGGCGACGCCCCGCGTAATCCGACAACCATGTTGGCACTGATCGTGGTGTTGTCGGATTATGGCCCGAAGGGCCTAATCCGACCTACGCGATATGCGTTAATTTAGCGCCGTTATTCTCAGTCCCGCGGTTCCCGGTGGTGGCGCACCATGTTGCGCAGCGCCGCGATCAATTGCTCGTTCTGCTTCGACGCGGGCAGGGCCGTGCTCAGCTCTTCCAGGGCCGACATGGCTTTTTCCGGCAAGACCAGCGCCCGCGTATGCACGATGGGCGCGATGCTCTTGATGACTTGCACTTTCAGCTTGATGCCTGAAATCTGCCAGCCCTTTCTTTCCAGTTCCCCTTGCAACTTCGGCAATTGCTGCTTGAGCTTGGCCGCCAGCGCCGCGTTCGGTGTGGCCAGCACCAGTTGGCCGCCCTCGAATTGCAGGATGTCGCAGTGTTCGAACATGGCCGGCAAGGCCTTGGCGCAATCTTTTTGCAAGGCGGCCAGGCGCGTGACGGTGGGCATCAATGAGGCCATCGTCGCGTTGCCGCGCAGAAAATCGGTTGCGCCCGTGACGGCCGGGCCTGAACGGGCAAAGCCGTAGCCGCGGCGCGGCGCCGGAGAATAAGTGGGAGTTCGCATGGCCGAAACATAGCACACTCGCCCGCGCATGACGAGTGCTGCCGCGGGTGCGGCGCAGGCGGGCTGGCCGTATTGCCTTACAGTATGGAAAATGTCCGCAATTTCTGCCATTTGTTTGTCATTAAGCTATTGTTATATGGCGCATTACCCCAACCATGTCGGGAACGCATGATAAAATCATCGTCTTTTGCCATAGTCGAACTCCGTGCGGTGACGCGATACCTACCTCGTTGTTCCCTACCGAGCTTTTTTTAACGGCGTTTTTTCAAGAATTCAAGCATGTCATTACTGACCCAGATTTTCGGTAGCCGCAACCAGCGGCTGCTCAAGCAATACCAAAAAACGGTACGCGAGATCAATGCGCTCGAGCCGGCCATCGAAAAGCTGTCGGATGCCGAGCTGCAAGCGAAGACGCCTGCCTTCAAGGAACGTATCGCCGCTGGCGAATCGCTCGATGCCTTGTTGCCGGAAGCATTTGCCGTCTGCCGCGAGGCCAGCAAGCGCGTCCTGCGCATGCGCCATTTCGATGTGCAGATGATCGGCGGCATGGTCTTGCATTTCGGTAAGATCGCGGAGATGGGCACGGGCGAGGGCAAGACCCTGATGGCAACCTTGCCAGCCTACCTGAATGCCCTGTCGGGCAAGGGCGTGCATATCGTCACCGTCAATGATTACCTGGCGCAGCGCGATGCCGAGACCATGGGCCGCCTGTATGCATGGCTGGGCCTGTCGACTGGCGTGAACATGTCGCAGATGGAGCACAGCGCCAAGCAGCAGGCGTACAACTCCGACATCACGTATGGCACCAACAATGAATTCGGTTTCGACTTCTTGCGCGACAATATGGTCTACGAAGCGCGCGAACGCGTGCAGCGCAGCCTGAACTTCGGCATCGTCGATGAAGTCGACTCGATCCTGATCGATGAGGCGCGTACGCCGCTGATCATTTCGGGCCAGGCCGAGAACCATACGGACCTGTATCACAAGATCAATGAAGTGCCTGCGCGCCTGACCCTGCAGATCGGCGAAGAAACGCCGGACGGCAAGGGCAAGGTTGAAGTACCGGGCGACTACACCAAGGATGAAAAAGCGCACCAGGTGCTGCTGACGGAAGCGGGCCACGAAAAGGCCGAAGGCATCCTGATGGAAATGGGCCTGCTGCCGGAAGGCGCGTCGCTGTACGATTCGGCCAACATCACCCTCGTGCACCACCTGTATGCGGCCCTGCGCGCGCATGCGCTGTACTTCAAGGATCAGCACTATGTGGTGCAGAACAATGAAGTGGTGATCGTCGATGAATTCACGGGCCGTCTGATGACGGGCCGCCGCTGGTCCGATGGCTTGCACCAGGCCGTCGAAGCGAAAGAAGGCGTCAAGATCCAGAACGAGAACCAGACCCTGGCCTCGATCACCTTCCAGAACTACTTCCGCATGTACGCCAAGCTGGCCGGCATGACCGGTACGGCCGATACCGAAGCGTACGAATTCCAGGAAATCTACGGCCTGGAAACGGTCGTGATCCCGCAAAACCGTCCGCTGCAGCGCAAGGACCGCCAGGATCAGGTCTACAAATCGTCGGCGGAAAAATACAACGCGATGTTGAACGACATCCGCGACTGCTACGAGCGCGGCCAGCCCGTGCTGGTCGGTACGACCTCGATCGAAAACTCGGAACTGCTGTCGGGCATCCTGACCAAGGCCGGTTTGCCGCACAACGTGCTGAACGCGAAGCAGCATGCGCGCGAAGCGGAAATCATCGCCCAGGCAGGCCGTCCGAAAGCCATCACCATCGCCACCAACATGGCCGGTCGCGGTACGGACATCGTGTTGGGCGGTAACGTCGAGAACCAGATCAAATTCATCGAAGCCAATGCTGAACTGAGCGACGCCGACAAGGCAGCGCAGTCGCAGACCTTGCGCGACGAATGGCAATCCCTGCACGACCACGTGGTCAATGCGGGCGGCTTGCACATCATCGGCACCGAACGCCACGAATCGCGCCGCGTCGACAATCAGCTGCGTGGCCGTGCCGGCCGCCAGGGCGATCCCGGTTCGTCGCGCTTCTATTTGTCGCTCGACGACGCGCTGCTGCGCATCTTCGCCGGCGACCGCGTGCGCGCCGTGATGGACCGTTTGAAAATGCCGGAAGGCGAACCGATCGAGGCAGGCATCGTCTCGCGTTCGATCGAATCGGCCCAGCGCAAGGTCGAAGCGCGCAACTTCGACATCCGCAAGCAATTGCTGGAATACGATGACGTCGCCAACGACCAGCGTAAAGTCATCTACCAGCAGCGCAACGAGCTGCTGGAAACGACCGATATTTCCGAGATGATCGGCTCGTTGCGCCACGGCGTGTTTACCGACCTGGTACACGAGTACGTGCCGCACGAATCGGTGGAAGAGCAGTGGGATATCAAGGGCCTGGAAAACACCCTGGCCAGCGAATGGCAACTCGACTTGCCGCTGCAGCAATTGCTGGAAGCCGATTCGACCCTGACGGACGACGAGATCCTGGAAAAAGTGCTGGCTGCGGCCGATGCCGTGTACCAGTCGAAGATCGACATCGTCGGCAAGGAATCGTTTGGCGGCTTCGAGCGCAATGTCATGCTGCAAAGCGTGGACAGCCACTGGCGCGAACACCTGGCGGCACTCGATCACCTGCGCCAGGGTATTCACCTGCGCGGCTATGCGCAGAAGAACCCGAAACAGGAATACAAGCGCGAAGCGTTTGAACTGTTTGGCCAGATGCTCGACATGATCAAGAACGACGTCACGAAACACGTGATGACGGTACGTATCCAGTCGCGCGAAGAAGTCGATGCGGCCGAACAGGCGATGCAGCAGTCGCACGTGGAAAACGTGCACTACCAGCACGCCGAATTCGACCCGAATGCGGCGCCGGAAGAACTGCTGGCACCTGCGGCCGGCGGCAACATGGACAACGTCGACGACATGAGCGTGAGCATGGGCGTCAAAGTGGGCCGTAACGACCCATGCCCTTGCGGCAGCGGTAAAAAATACAAAGCTTGCCACGGCAAGCTGGCATAAGGCGGTTTGACAGCCTGAACAAAAAACGGAGACCGCGGTCTCCGTTTTTTTATGCCTTTTCAATTTGCGGGCGCGCATGTGTGGGCACGCATGTTCACCAGCGCCGCGAAGGCGCTACAATAGCGCTTCCATTTTCCCTCGCAGAAGAACTCACCATGGCCGTCAATTCTCCCAAGCCCGTCGCCGCCGACTTGAAAGCCGTCGCCGGCATTGAAATCGGTGTTGCCGAAGCCGGCATCAAGAAACCCAACCGCAAGGATTTGCTGGTATTGAAACTGGCGCCGACGGCCACCGTGGCCGGCGTGTTCACCCTGAACCGCTTCTGCGCCGCGCCCGTGCAAATTTCGAAAGCCAACCTGGCCGCAGTGACGGCCGGCGCCGCGCCGATCCGCGCGCTGCTGGTCAACACGGGCAACGCGAATGCGGGCACGGGCGAATCGGGCCTGGCCGACGCGCAGGCCAGCTGCGCCGCGCTGGCCGAGCTGCTGGGCTGCACGCCGCAGCAGATTTTGCCGTTTTCCACCGGCGTGATCCTGGAACCCTTGCCCGTGCAGCGCCTCGTCGCCGGCTTGCCGCAAGCCGTGGCCGCGCTGACCTCGGACAACTGGTTCTCGGCCGCCGAAGCCATCATGACCACCGACACGCAGCCGAAAGCCGGTTCGCGCACGGTCACCATCGGTGGCCACGCGGTGACCCTGACGGGCATCAGCAAGGGCGCCGGCATGATCAAGCCGAACATGGCCACCATGCTCGGTTTCCTCGCGTTCGACGCCACCGTGGCGCAACCGGTGCTGGACCAGCTGGTGAAACAGGCGGCCGATAAATCGTTCAACTGCATCACCATCGACGGCGACACGTCCACCAATGACTCGTTCATGCTGGTCGCCACGGGCGCCGGCAGCCTGGTCATCGATTCCATCGACTCGCCGCACTATGCGGCACTGGCCGCCGCCGTCACCGAGCTGTCGACCTTTCTGGCACAAGCCATTGTGCGCGATGGCGAAGGCGCGACCAAGTTCATGACCGTGACCGTGGAAGACGGCCGCAACGTGGAAGAGTGCCGCAAGATCGCCTATTCCATCGCCCATTCGCCGCTGGTGAAAACGGCCTTCTTCGCGTCCGACCCGAACCTGGGCCGCATCCTGGCCGCCATCGGCTATGCGGGTGTGGACGATCTGGACGTGGGCCAGCTGAACCTGTACCTGGACGATGTATGGGTGGCCAAGAATGGCGGCCGCAACCCTGACTATCAGGAACAGGATGGCCAGCGCGTGATGCAGCAAAGCGAAATCACCATCCGCGTCAAGCTGGCGCGCGGCGATGCCACGGCCACCCTGTGGACGTGCGACCTGTCGCATGACTACGTGTCGATCAACGCCGACTACCGCTCATGACCGGCCTCGATCAATTCCTGATCCGTGCCGAGCGGGTACTGGCGCGCCTCGAGTCGATCTTGCCGCCGGCCTTGCCGGCAACCGACTGGAACAGCTTTGCTTTCCGCTGGCGCCGGCGCCAGGGCGCGCTGCCTTATTTGCAGGCCGTGGTCCACGTGTCGAACATCGCGTTGGACGACTTGCACAATATCGGCACGCAAAAAGCGCAGATCGAGCAGAACACGCGCCAGTTCGTCGCTAAGCGTCCGGCCAACAACGTGCTGCTGACGGGCGCGCGCGGCACGGGCAAGTCGTCGCTGATCAAGGCTTGTTTGAACCAGTTCGCCGACCAAGGCCTGCGCCTGATCGAAGTCGACAAGGCGGACCTGGTCGACTTGCCCGACATTGTCGACCTGGTGGCGGCGCGCCCCGAGCGCTTTATCATCTTTTGCGACGACCTGTCGTTCGAAGAGGGCGAAAGCGGCTACAAGGCGCTGAAAGTGGCGCTCGACGGCAGCATCGCCGCGCAATCGGACAATGTGCTGATATACGCCACCTCGAACCGCCGTCACCTGATGCCGGAACGGATGTCCGACAACACGAGCTACAAGACGGACGACGATGGCGATCTGCATCCGGGCGAGACGGTGGAAGAGAAAATCTCGCTGTCCGAACGCTTCGGCCTGTGGCTGTCGTTCTATCCGTTCAAGCAGGATGATTACCTCGATATCGCGGCGCACTGGCTCGCCTCGTTCGGCTGCACGCCGGAGCAGATCGCGGCAGCGCGCGGCGACGCCTTGCGCTGGGCCTTGCAGCGCGGTTCCCGGTCGGGCCGGGTGGCGTGGCAATTTGCGCGCGATTATGCGGGGAAACTTCCTGCGGGAAAGTTGCCGCAATGAGCGAAGTGAAAATCAAACCGGTCGACGTCGCCGTCGGCATCCTGATGAAGCCGAATGGCGACGTGCTGCTGGGCCAGCGTCCGGCCGGCAAGCCGTATGACGGCTATTGGGAATTTCCTGGCGGTAAAGTCGAGCCTGGCGAAGCCATTTTTGATGCCTTGAAACGTGAGTTTGTCGAGGAACTGGGCTTGCATATCGACAGTGCCGAAGCCTGGTGCGGCGTCGAATATGTGTATCCGCACGCCCATGTGCGCCTGCATTTCTATATCAGCCGCGAATGGCGGGGCGAGCCGCAAAGCCTGGAAGGACAGGCGTTCGCCTGGCAGGGCACGGTCGGCGTGGAACCCTTGCTGCCGGCCACCATTCCCCTGCTGGAATGGTTAAATGAGGTACGCCGGGAATCGCTGGCACCTGCTTAATCCTTACTTGTGCCAGCGGGCAGCAGCATGCTGCGTGCTGGCGCAAGCTTTCCTGTGACTCTCCTTGTATAGTCGGCGCTTTGCGCTACAGTGCTTTCATCAAGCACCGGGAGTTTCGCATGCCGCTGACACTGACCTTTACCGATACCGATGAATTGCTGATTGCCGCCTTGCACAAGCGTGCCCGCGCGCATGGGCGCAGCATCGAGGACGAGCACCGCGACATCTTGCGCAGCGCCTTGCGGCCGCTGCCGAAGCGTCCGCTCGACGATATTTTGCGCAGCATGCCCGACGTGGGCTTCGATGCGGATTTCGAGCGCCGCTCTTGACCCGCCATGCCTGTGCCAGCCTATCTGGTCGATGCGGATGTGATCGTTGCGGTGCGCAAGGGCAGCGCCGCGCCGGCGGGAGTGGCCGATTTTTTCGAGCGGGTGGCGCCCGAGGCGCGTTATGTGCCGGTGCAGGTGATCGCCCAATTGCGTGCAGGCATACAGTGCTGCTGGCGGCGCGAAGCGGCGCTGGAAGCACTGGCGCTGGAAGGCTGGCTGGAAGCCGTGCTGGCGGAATATGCGCCGCGGCTGCTGGAATTCGACCTCGATTGTGCGCTCGTATGCGCGCGTCTGCATGGCCGCGGCCACGCACATGGCGTCGATGGGCAGATCGCGGCGATGGGCATCGCCTATGGCTTGACGGTGGTCAGTGGCAGGCTCGACAGTTTCGTGGCGCAGGGGCTGCGCCTGGAAAATCCGTTTAGTTGAGGCTCATTGCGGCTTACTGTGGCTTGTTGTCTTCATCCGCAAGGGGATCTTCAAACGGGTCGGCGGCGGGGATCGTGTATTTCTCTTCGGCCCAGGCACCCAGGTCGATCTGCTTGCAGCGTTCCGAGCAGAAGGGGCGGAATTTGTTGGCTTCAGTCCATTCGACTTTGGCGGCACAGGTAGGGCAGTTAACGACGGTCATGATGGGGCAAATAAGTAACAGTTAAAAATTACAGAGCGTGAGCTCGAACGGGACATCTTCTTCCAGCGGCTTGGGTTTCAAGTCGCCGCCTTGGGTCGTGAAGCGTACCCACAGCATGTATTTGTTGGCGGAAATTTCCGGGATGGCGCCGCTGTTTTCATCGAGGCTCAGGCGCAGCATCTGGTACACCTTGCCTTGCAGCATTTGCTGGTAGCTGCCGCCATTGGCGATCAGTTTAACGGGTCCGCCGGAATCGCGCAGCAGGCGCAAGACGAGGGCCAGCGCATCGAACAGCGGCGCCAGCGGGGCGAACCACGCGTGAATGTCGGTCAGGCGCTGTTCGGAGCTGCGTTTTTGCCAGGCAAAATACGACGGCAAGTCGAATTCGCAGGCGCCGCCCGGGATGATGGTGCGGCCGCGGATGCTCATCAGCCATTCATTGTCGCGGATATTCTGGCCTGTCTTGCCTTGCGCCGCCACAAGGGCGCCGCTGACACTGTCGAGTTCACCGAGGATGGCATCGAGGGTTTCCGGCTCCACATTCGGATTGCTGCGGTAACCGAGCAGGCTTTGGCGCTGGCGCTCGAGTTCCTGCAGCAGGTCGGACTTCAGGTCGGCGCGGCCCGCCACTTCGAGCATATCGAAAATGGTTGCCAAGGCAACATGGTGCTGCATTGCATGCTCTTGCTGGATGAAGAACTTGAATTTGTCGTACAGGTCTTCCAGCCGCAACAAGGTACGTATGCGTTCGTTGAAAGGGTATTCGTAGACAATCAAAATAATTCCCTTAAGTAAGGACCTGCAAACAATCCCGTGATTTTGAACCAAGCGTCGACAAATTACAAACGTTGCGGGGCCATTCCAGCCATTCTTTTTGAAAATGCCAGATATAAATCGTGCAACTGGGCAATCTGCGGTGCCAGGGACGCCAAATCGCCGTTGTTGTCGATCACATCGTCCGCCGCCGCCAGGCGCATGGCGCGCGTGGCCTGCGTGGCCATGATGGCTTTGACTTGTTCTTCCGATAAGCCATTGCGCGCCATCACGCGCGACACTTGCAGGCTTTCTTGGCAATCGATGACCAGTACCCGGTTGACCCGCTCCACCCAGCCGCCGGACTCGACCAGCAGGGGCACGGCAAAGATCACGTAGCTGCCCGTCGCTGCTTCGGCCGCCGCCAGGGTGGCCTGGCGGATGCGCGGGTGCAGGATGGCTTCCAGTTTCGCCTTGGCCACAGCGTCGGAAAACACGAGGTTGCGCATTTTGCTGCGGTCGAGGGCGCCACGCGCATCGGCGTAGTCGGCGCCAAATTCCGCCACCAGCGCCGGCATGGCCGCGCCATTGGGCGCCGTCAGGCTATGGGCGATCTGGTCGGTGTCGACGATGGAGGCGCCGCGCGCGGCGAACATGTCGGCCACCGTGCTCTTGCCGCAACCGATGCCGCCAGTGAGTCCGACGTTGAAATAAGGGACGTTGTGTCGTTGCATGTATTTATCCATAGGGGCGCAGTGATGCGCTGGTCAGCCGGTCAGGCCTAGCGTGAGCCGCGACAGGGGTGCGCCGTACAGCAGCGCGATCAGGCCCGCCGCCGCCAGGTAGGGGCCGAACGGAATCGGCTTGTCGCGCCCGCGCTTGGCAAACACGATCAGGCCGATGCCGACCACGGCACCCACCAGCGACGACAGCAGGATGATCGTCGGCAGCATGGTCCAGCCCAGCCACGCACCGAGCGCAGCCAGCAATTTGAAGTCACCATAGCCCATTCCCTCCTTGCCTGTCGCCAGCTTGAAGGCCCAGTACACGGCCCACAGGGCCAGGTAGCCGGCGGCCGCGCCGATGACGGCCTCTTGCAGGGGCACGAAAGTACCGTTGATATTGACCAGCAGTCCTGCCCACAGCAGGGGGAAGGTGAGGTCGTCCGGCAGCATTTGCGTATCGGCATCGATGAAGGTCATGGCGATCAGCAAATACGCGAACACAAGCGTGGCCAGGCCCGTCCAGCCGCTGCCGAAGTGCCAGATCAACAGGGCCGACAGCGCGCCCGTCAGCAGCTCGACGAGCGGGTAGCGCACGGAAATCGGCGCCTTGCAGGCGCTGCACTTGCCGCGCAGCAGCAGGTAACTGAGGACGGGGATGTTTTCCATGGCCGTGATGCGGTGGCCGCAAGCGGTGCAGTTCGAATGCGGCAGCATCAGGTTGTAGCGGTCCGTGTGCGGCAAGGGCAAGCCGCTTTCTTCCGCCACGTAATTATCGGAGTCGCGCTGCATCATTTTCGGCACGCGGTGGATCACCACGTTGAGGAAGCTGCCGACGATCAGGCCGAACAGGGCGGCGACGAGGGCGACGGGCAGGTTGCCGGGCGCGGCGAACAGCAGGGTATCTTGCAGCATGGTGGAGTGGTCTGAGGTGATGATGTTGCCGCGCAAACATTGCCTGGCACTGCCGCAGTGTAAAACATCTGCCGGTGCATGGGGACGTTTTGCGTGGCTTCACCTTTAAATCACGGCGCCCAGCTTGAAAATCGGCAAATACAGGGCGATCACGAGGGAGCCGACCAGCACGCCCAGCACGACCATGAGCGCCGGTTCCAGCAGCGTGGAAAGGGTAGCCACCGTGGCGTCGATATCGGCTTCGATGATATCGGCCGCGCGCGACAGCATGGCGTCGAGGGCGCCCGATTCCTCGCCGATCAGGGCCAGTTGCGTGAGCAGCGGGGGAAACACGCCGCTGTGCTCCATGGCCAGGGCCAGGCTGCCGCCGGCGCGGATTTCACGCTCGATGCGCGTTGTCGCTTCCTGGTACAGCGCGTGGCCGGAGGCGGCGCCCACCAGGCCGAGCGAGTCGAGCAGCGGCACGCCGGCGGCGAACATGGCGGCCAGGGTGCGTGTCCAGCGGGCGATCGCCGCCTTGCGCAGAAGCGGGCCGAACACGGGCAGGCGCAGCGCCCGCAGTTGTGTGTTGCGCCGCAAGGCGGGCCAGCGGCGCCAGGCCAGGTGCAGCAGCACGCAAGCGAACACGAGCGCCGCCAGCAAGGCCAGCCAGTAATGGACGAGGAAGGCGGACACGCCCATGACGACGAGGGTGGGCAGCGGCAAGGGCGCGCCGAAGCTGTCGAAGACCTGGCGGAAGGCGGGCACGACCACGCTCATGATGATGGCCGTGACGACGATGGCGACAAGCACGATGACCAGCGGATACATCAGCGCGCCGCGCACTTGCCGCCGCAGGGCGATGGCCTTTTCCTGGTGGGTGGCCAGGCGCGCCAGCAAGTCCTGCACGATGCCGGCCTGTTCGCCCGCCGCCAGCAGGTTGCAATACAGCTCGTCAAACAGCAGGGGGAACTGGCGGAAGGCCTGCTGCAGGCTGCTGCCCGCTTCGATGTCGTGGCGCAAGTCGCGCATCAGCTCCGTGACGGCCGGTTTGGCATGGCCCTTGCCGGCGATGTCGAAGGCGTGCAGCAGCGGCACGCCGGCCGCCATCATGGTCGACAGCTGGCGCGTGAACAGGGCGATATCCTTGTGTGTGATGGCCTTGCCGGGCGCGGCGCGCGGGGCTTTTACCTTGCTGGCAAGGATGCCCTGGCGTCTGAGCGCGGCCTTGGCCGTGGTGGTGTCGGTCGCGCGCAAGATGCCATCGACCGCCTTGCCATGGCGATCCGTGCCTTTCCACGCAAAGCGCCGCTCGGCCGCCATGTGCACCTCCTGCCGTCACAGTAGCAGCGCCGGGCCAAAGCGCCAGCGGCGCTGGCGGCAAGCTTGATGTGGCTCAGCCTTTCTTGGTTTGCACTTCCGTCTGCACAACGGCCTGGGCCTTCACGTCGGCCGCATCTTCCTCGTCGCTGTCCGTGCCCTTGCTGATGCTTTCGCCATCGTCGCGGCGCAAGGTCCAGAACGTTAGCGAGGACAGCACCGTCAGGGCGGCCAGGGTCAGGAAGGCGTGGTGCAGCGCCGTGCTGAGCATGGCGCGGTCCGACTGCGGCATGTCGCCCAGGTACCAGCCCGTGATCAGCGAACCGAAGGCGAGGCCAAAGCTCATCGACAATTGCTGCATCGAGCTGGCGATGGTGCTGGCCATGCTGGAGTCAGCCTTGTCGACGTCGGCATACGCGATGGTGTTCATGCTGGAAAACTGCAGCGAATTGAAAAAGCCCATGCACAGGCTGATGGCGACGATCACGTACAGGGGCGTGCCCACGCTTACCTGGGAAAACATGGCGATGGTGACGCCGATCAGCACGGTGTTGACGATCAGCACCTGGCGGTAGCCGAAGCGGGCCAGCACGCGCGCGGAAATGAATTTCATGCCCATGGCGGCGGCCGCCGACGGCATCATCAGCAAGCCCGACTGCCAGGCGGGCAAGCCCAGGCCCAGCTGGTACAGCAGCGGCAACAGGAAGGGCAGGCCGCCCACGCCCAGGCGCGTGACGAAGCCGCCCACCACGGAGACGCGGAAGGTGCGGATCTTGAACAAGGTCAGGCGCAGCAGCGGGTGCAGCACTTCGCTCGAATGCCAGGCATACGCGGCCAGCAGGCTGATGGAAATGAACAGCAGCACGGCAAACGAGGTGCCGTCGATGCGGTGTTCGCCGAAGATTTCCAGCAGCCACGACAGCAGCGCGATACCCGTGCCGAACAGCACCAGGCCGATCAGGTCCAGCGGACGAGGCTTGTCGCCGTAATAATCGGGCATGTAGCGGTGCGCCAGGTACAAGGCCACCAGGCCGACGGGCACGTTGACGAAGAAAATCTCGCGCCACGACAGCCAGTGCACGATCAGCCCGCCCACCGTGGGGCCCAGCAAGGGGCCGATCAGGGCGGGGATGATGACGAAATTCATGGCCGCCAGCAATTGCGACTTGGGAAAGGTGCGGATGATGGTGAGCCTGCCCACCGGCATCATCATGGCCGCGCCCACCCCTTGCAGCAGGCGCGCGGCCACCAGCATGGGGGCGTTCACGGACAGGCCGCACAGGATGGAGGCGATGGTAAAGATGGCAACGGCGGCGGAAAACACGCGCCGCGTGCCGAAGCGGTCGGCCATCCAGCCGCTGATGGGAATGCACACGGCCAGGCTCAGGATGTAGCTGGTGACGACGGCCTTCAGGCTCAGCGGCGTCACGTTCAGGCTGGCGGCCATGGCGGGGATGGCGGTGTTGACGATGGTGGAGTCGAGTTGCTCCATGAACAGGGCGGTGGCGACCACCCAGGGAAGGTAGCTTTTAATCGGGGAACTGGTCATGGATGCGAGCCTGAGGAGGAAAAACGGAGCCGACAGTACGACGAATTGTCACATAAATGGCGCAGGCGTGCCGCCCACGCCTTTCATATTGCCACCGTGCGGGGGACATCGTCCATGGAACATTTGTTCCATGGCAATAGATTGCGGGCACGGCTAGCATGTGTTTTCCGGCAGCTCCCCTCTATTTCCCCGAAAGTCACACCACATGAAAAATGCACTTACCTTCCTTGTCCTCGGCGCAGCCCTGTCCGCATGCGGTGGCGGCAGCGATGGCGGCACGCCGGCAGCACCGGTCACGCCGCCCGTCGTGGTGACGCCGCCCGTCGTTTCCGCCGACAGCGTGGCCGTGGCGTCAGCCGCCGTGGCCAAGGAGGCTGGCCTGGCCGTCATCGCCGGCGCCAATGGGGACGAGACGGTGTATGACGTGGCCGCCGATATCGGCGACACGTGGCGCATCACGTTCGACAGCGCGAAGAAAACCTACGCCATCCGCGTGCTGTCGACGCAGTTCGGCTTGAGCGACCGCAGCGGCACGTTCAGCGCCACCACCACCGGCCATCTCACCACTTACACGGGAACGGATTTCAGCGTCACCGTCGATGCGCGCACGCGCCTGCTGACGGGGACCGTGAAACTGGGCAACATGCATTCCAACGTCAGCGGCAGCGGCTATGCCGTCACGGACGTGGCCAAGCTGGCCGGCAACTATATATTTCTGGGCGCCATGCGCAATGCTTCGAACGGCGGCGACCGTTTCAATCCGAAAGGCAGCCTCAAGGTGGTGGCCGATGGCAGCGCGCAACTGTGCAATGGCGGCGTGTTCAA
Coding sequences within:
- a CDS encoding DciA family protein produces the protein MRTPTYSPAPRRGYGFARSGPAVTGATDFLRGNATMASLMPTVTRLAALQKDCAKALPAMFEHCDILQFEGGQLVLATPNAALAAKLKQQLPKLQGELERKGWQISGIKLKVQVIKSIAPIVHTRALVLPEKAMSALEELSTALPASKQNEQLIAALRNMVRHHREPRD
- the secA gene encoding preprotein translocase subunit SecA, whose protein sequence is MSLLTQIFGSRNQRLLKQYQKTVREINALEPAIEKLSDAELQAKTPAFKERIAAGESLDALLPEAFAVCREASKRVLRMRHFDVQMIGGMVLHFGKIAEMGTGEGKTLMATLPAYLNALSGKGVHIVTVNDYLAQRDAETMGRLYAWLGLSTGVNMSQMEHSAKQQAYNSDITYGTNNEFGFDFLRDNMVYEARERVQRSLNFGIVDEVDSILIDEARTPLIISGQAENHTDLYHKINEVPARLTLQIGEETPDGKGKVEVPGDYTKDEKAHQVLLTEAGHEKAEGILMEMGLLPEGASLYDSANITLVHHLYAALRAHALYFKDQHYVVQNNEVVIVDEFTGRLMTGRRWSDGLHQAVEAKEGVKIQNENQTLASITFQNYFRMYAKLAGMTGTADTEAYEFQEIYGLETVVIPQNRPLQRKDRQDQVYKSSAEKYNAMLNDIRDCYERGQPVLVGTTSIENSELLSGILTKAGLPHNVLNAKQHAREAEIIAQAGRPKAITIATNMAGRGTDIVLGGNVENQIKFIEANAELSDADKAAQSQTLRDEWQSLHDHVVNAGGLHIIGTERHESRRVDNQLRGRAGRQGDPGSSRFYLSLDDALLRIFAGDRVRAVMDRLKMPEGEPIEAGIVSRSIESAQRKVEARNFDIRKQLLEYDDVANDQRKVIYQQRNELLETTDISEMIGSLRHGVFTDLVHEYVPHESVEEQWDIKGLENTLASEWQLDLPLQQLLEADSTLTDDEILEKVLAAADAVYQSKIDIVGKESFGGFERNVMLQSVDSHWREHLAALDHLRQGIHLRGYAQKNPKQEYKREAFELFGQMLDMIKNDVTKHVMTVRIQSREEVDAAEQAMQQSHVENVHYQHAEFDPNAAPEELLAPAAGGNMDNVDDMSVSMGVKVGRNDPCPCGSGKKYKACHGKLA
- the argJ gene encoding bifunctional glutamate N-acetyltransferase/amino-acid acetyltransferase ArgJ, with amino-acid sequence MAVNSPKPVAADLKAVAGIEIGVAEAGIKKPNRKDLLVLKLAPTATVAGVFTLNRFCAAPVQISKANLAAVTAGAAPIRALLVNTGNANAGTGESGLADAQASCAALAELLGCTPQQILPFSTGVILEPLPVQRLVAGLPQAVAALTSDNWFSAAEAIMTTDTQPKAGSRTVTIGGHAVTLTGISKGAGMIKPNMATMLGFLAFDATVAQPVLDQLVKQAADKSFNCITIDGDTSTNDSFMLVATGAGSLVIDSIDSPHYAALAAAVTELSTFLAQAIVRDGEGATKFMTVTVEDGRNVEECRKIAYSIAHSPLVKTAFFASDPNLGRILAAIGYAGVDDLDVGQLNLYLDDVWVAKNGGRNPDYQEQDGQRVMQQSEITIRVKLARGDATATLWTCDLSHDYVSINADYRS
- a CDS encoding ATP-binding protein, giving the protein MTGLDQFLIRAERVLARLESILPPALPATDWNSFAFRWRRRQGALPYLQAVVHVSNIALDDLHNIGTQKAQIEQNTRQFVAKRPANNVLLTGARGTGKSSLIKACLNQFADQGLRLIEVDKADLVDLPDIVDLVAARPERFIIFCDDLSFEEGESGYKALKVALDGSIAAQSDNVLIYATSNRRHLMPERMSDNTSYKTDDDGDLHPGETVEEKISLSERFGLWLSFYPFKQDDYLDIAAHWLASFGCTPEQIAAARGDALRWALQRGSRSGRVAWQFARDYAGKLPAGKLPQ
- a CDS encoding NUDIX domain-containing protein — protein: MSEVKIKPVDVAVGILMKPNGDVLLGQRPAGKPYDGYWEFPGGKVEPGEAIFDALKREFVEELGLHIDSAEAWCGVEYVYPHAHVRLHFYISREWRGEPQSLEGQAFAWQGTVGVEPLLPATIPLLEWLNEVRRESLAPA
- a CDS encoding FitA-like ribbon-helix-helix domain-containing protein; amino-acid sequence: MPLTLTFTDTDELLIAALHKRARAHGRSIEDEHRDILRSALRPLPKRPLDDILRSMPDVGFDADFERRS
- a CDS encoding VapC toxin family PIN domain ribonuclease; amino-acid sequence: MPVPAYLVDADVIVAVRKGSAAPAGVADFFERVAPEARYVPVQVIAQLRAGIQCCWRREAALEALALEGWLEAVLAEYAPRLLEFDLDCALVCARLHGRGHAHGVDGQIAAMGIAYGLTVVSGRLDSFVAQGLRLENPFS